In one window of Patescibacteria group bacterium DNA:
- a CDS encoding inositol monophosphatase family protein, translated as MDSRIKNVAVNAAKKAGKILLREYGNFDRKKIKLKSRHEILTKSDLNAEKIIIKEIRKYFPDHRILSEEAGQINPAPLKRSKKTYHKMTDYSERCGADYLWIIDPLDGTTNFSIHNPLWSISIALVKGKEIILGIIFVPFLKELYEAEKGKGARLNGKKIKASNIFQGKIINTFCHGHKEKNIKKALAYYKKQKLSGLDCRQLGSAALEMAYTACGRIESIVIPGANPWDVTAGVLLIREAGGRVTDFSGKEWNLDSKDLAASNGRAHKNILNILKKI; from the coding sequence ATGGACAGTCGAATAAAAAATGTCGCCGTAAACGCGGCCAAAAAAGCGGGAAAAATTCTTTTGCGAGAATACGGTAATTTCGACAGAAAAAAAATAAAATTAAAATCCCGGCATGAAATTTTAACTAAATCCGATCTGAACGCGGAAAAAATTATAATTAAGGAAATAAGAAAATATTTTCCCGACCACCGGATATTGTCCGAAGAAGCCGGCCAAATAAATCCCGCACCCTTAAAACGGAGTAAAAAAACTTATCACAAAATGACTGATTATTCCGAAAGGTGCGGGGCCGATTACCTTTGGATTATTGATCCCTTGGACGGTACTACCAATTTTTCTATCCATAATCCTTTGTGGTCAATCTCAATTGCCCTGGTTAAAGGAAAGGAAATTATATTGGGAATAATTTTTGTTCCTTTTTTAAAAGAATTATATGAGGCGGAAAAAGGAAAAGGCGCCCGCCTAAACGGAAAAAAAATTAAGGCCTCAAACATTTTTCAAGGAAAAATTATAAATACTTTCTGCCACGGCCACAAGGAAAAAAACATAAAAAAAGCTCTGGCTTATTACAAAAAACAAAAATTAAGCGGCTTGGATTGCCGGCAATTGGGCAGCGCCGCTTTGGAAATGGCTTATACGGCCTGCGGCCGGATAGAATCAATCGTAATCCCCGGGGCTAACCCCTGGGACGTGACGGCCGGAGTATTGTTAATCCGGGAAGCCGGAGGAAGAGTAACGGATTTTTCCGGAAAAGAATGGAATTTGGACAGTAAAGATTTAGCCGCCAGTAACGGCAGAGCCCATAAAAACATTCTGAATATTTTAAAAAAAATATGA
- a CDS encoding CapA family protein — protein MGFLKKINYEKFIKILSLTAIFAVSLFLVLLFYSAAKDPGDYFLPPEKLIPKKNASSLKMLFLGDLMLDRHVGEKISQKGLSYLFENLDENFFCGYDIVSANLEGAVTDEGAHYNPVMSYDFAFSPKIISELKKYHFNFFNLANNHFSDQGERGIMETRKNLDNLNFYYSGCPDGQIGDCSGKILEVSGKKIGLAGFSSVYSLVDQGGAGEIIKDLAGKTDLVIVNVHWGEEYKHQFNKIQQKTARNLIDAGADIIIGHHPHVVQGIEIYRGKPIFYSLGNFIFDQYFSSGTQEGLAIGVKITEEKNEFYLFPLKSKLSRPEPMEGQEKEKFFSDLVGWSNLEESREEQVKKGNLVITK, from the coding sequence ATGGGCTTTCTTAAAAAAATCAATTACGAAAAATTTATAAAAATTTTAAGCTTAACGGCGATTTTCGCCGTAAGCCTTTTTCTTGTCCTGCTTTTTTATTCAGCCGCCAAAGACCCGGGCGATTATTTTCTTCCCCCGGAAAAATTAATCCCAAAAAAAAACGCCTCCTCCCTTAAAATGCTCTTCTTGGGAGACCTGATGCTTGACCGGCATGTCGGGGAAAAAATAAGCCAAAAAGGCCTTTCTTATCTTTTTGAAAATTTGGATGAAAATTTTTTCTGCGGTTATGACATTGTAAGCGCCAATCTTGAAGGGGCGGTCACGGATGAGGGCGCCCACTATAACCCCGTTATGTCTTATGACTTCGCTTTTTCGCCGAAAATAATTTCCGAATTAAAAAAATATCATTTTAATTTTTTTAATCTGGCCAATAACCATTTCTCCGACCAAGGCGAACGTGGTATAATGGAAACCAGAAAAAACCTGGATAACCTGAATTTTTATTATAGCGGCTGCCCGGACGGACAAATCGGGGATTGCAGCGGAAAAATACTAGAAGTCTCCGGAAAAAAAATCGGTCTGGCCGGATTTAGTTCAGTTTATTCCCTTGTTGATCAAGGAGGGGCGGGGGAAATTATAAAGGATCTGGCGGGAAAAACAGATCTAGTGATAGTTAATGTCCACTGGGGCGAAGAATACAAACATCAATTTAATAAAATTCAACAAAAAACCGCCCGCAACTTAATTGATGCCGGCGCGGACATAATTATCGGCCACCACCCGCACGTTGTCCAGGGCATAGAAATTTATAGAGGGAAGCCGATTTTTTATTCTCTGGGCAATTTCATTTTTGACCAATACTTTTCTTCCGGCACCCAGGAGGGGCTGGCTATCGGCGTAAAAATCACGGAGGAAAAAAATGAATTTTACCTTTTCCCCTTAAAATCCAAATTGAGCCGGCCTGAACCGATGGAGGGGCAAGAAAAAGAAAAATTTTTTTCCGATTTGGTTGGCTGGTCAAATTTGGAAGAAAGCCGCGAAGAGCAAGTTAAAAAAGGAAATCTTGTCATTACGAAATAA
- a CDS encoding YfcE family phosphodiesterase — translation MLIAIIADIHDNLVNLNKFLNWSGKNKIKKIICAGDLTNSETLHVLGKKFKNSIYLARGNVELYEEKELKKFKNINCFGKTGRFKIDGRIVGLCHEAHFIDKVLHAGHCDIIFYGHSHKPSLEEIDGTELVNPGELGGIWGKATFAVWDTKKNKLELKILETLESTNKSKSTNN, via the coding sequence ATGCTTATTGCCATTATTGCCGATATCCACGATAATTTGGTTAACTTAAATAAATTCCTAAATTGGAGCGGAAAAAATAAAATTAAAAAAATTATTTGCGCCGGCGACCTGACCAACAGCGAGACTCTTCATGTTTTGGGAAAAAAATTCAAAAATTCCATTTACCTGGCCAGAGGGAATGTTGAATTATATGAGGAAAAGGAATTAAAAAAATTTAAAAACATTAATTGTTTCGGCAAAACCGGCCGATTTAAAATAGACGGGCGAATTGTCGGTCTTTGCCACGAAGCCCACTTTATTGACAAAGTATTGCATGCCGGCCACTGCGACATAATCTTTTACGGCCATAGCCACAAACCGTCTTTGGAAGAAATCGACGGGACTGAATTAGTTAATCCCGGGGAGCTGGGCGGAATATGGGGAAAGGCCACTTTTGCCGTCTGGGACACGAAAAAAAACAAACTGGAATTAAAGATATTAGAAACACTCGAATCTACAAATAAATCCAAATCTACAAATAATTAA
- the amrA gene encoding AmmeMemoRadiSam system protein A: MTPELLNKNQKKELLEIARRTVEDYARKGKIPEFEVKNERLQRREGAFVTIHKGSRLRGCIGQIIPPDQPLWEVVRDMAIAACSEDYRFNPVTENELDKLDYEISVLSVPEEISNWQDIKLGEHGVIVEKGGRSGVFLPQVAAETGWNLEEFLSQLCSQKAGLPPDCYKKKGGTKLKIFTAQVFGEKNLWPASF; the protein is encoded by the coding sequence ATGACCCCGGAATTATTAAACAAGAATCAAAAAAAAGAATTGTTGGAAATTGCCAGAAGAACCGTGGAAGATTATGCGCGTAAGGGGAAAATTCCGGAATTTGAAGTTAAAAATGAAAGACTGCAAAGACGGGAAGGCGCTTTTGTCACCATACACAAAGGAAGCCGACTGCGCGGCTGCATCGGCCAGATTATTCCTCCGGACCAGCCTCTTTGGGAGGTAGTGCGCGATATGGCCATAGCCGCCTGCAGTGAGGATTACAGGTTTAACCCGGTAACGGAAAACGAACTGGATAAATTGGATTATGAAATAAGCGTTTTATCTGTTCCGGAAGAAATTAGCAATTGGCAGGATATAAAACTTGGCGAGCATGGTGTAATTGTTGAAAAAGGCGGGCGAAGCGGGGTATTTTTACCGCAAGTGGCGGCTGAAACCGGCTGGAATTTGGAGGAATTTTTAAGCCAGTTATGCTCGCAAAAAGCCGGACTGCCCCCGGATTGCTATAAAAAGAAAGGGGGAACTAAATTAAAAATCTTTACTGCCCAAGTTTTTGGCGAAAAAAATCTTTGGCCCGCCAGTTTTTAA
- a CDS encoding GxxExxY protein encodes MENKVIYKELSYKINGLLFKTHNDLGRYKNEKQYADYFEDSLKNQGLKYKKEYKLKSSFNNEKEGRNICDFIVEGKIVIELKTVRFLTLENYFQVKRYLSCSGLRLGILVNFRQKYITPKRILNNELLQKNS; translated from the coding sequence ATGGAAAATAAAGTAATATATAAAGAGTTATCTTATAAGATAAATGGATTGCTGTTTAAAACCCACAATGATTTAGGCAGATATAAAAATGAAAAACAATACGCTGATTATTTTGAAGATTCATTAAAAAATCAGGGGCTAAAATATAAAAAAGAATATAAACTAAAATCATCTTTCAATAATGAAAAAGAAGGCAGAAATATTTGTGATTTCATTGTAGAAGGCAAAATAGTTATTGAACTAAAAACAGTAAGATTTCTAACGTTAGAAAATTATTTCCAAGTAAAAAGATACCTGTCTTGCTCTGGCTTACGTCTAGGTATATTAGTGAACTTTAGACAAAAATATATAACTCCAAAAAGAATATTAAATAACGAATTACTACAAAAGAATTCGTAG
- a CDS encoding ATP-binding cassette domain-containing protein, protein NNKLIDTLKRLRDLGNTVIVVEHDEMTMLEADHIVDVGPGAGEHGGKIVAEGSPAQIKKTAVSLTGQYLSGKKSIPAPAKYRAGNGNNLTIFGAAEHNLKNIDVAIPLGKFVAITGVSGSGKSTLMDDILARALNQKFYRAKAEPGRHKKIEGWQHIDKVINIDQSPIGRTPRSNPATYTGAFTPIRDLFASLPEAKIRGYKAGRFSFNVVGGRCEACGGDGMVKIEMQFLPDVYVECEVCHGQRYNKEALEIYYKDKNISDVLNMTVEEAMNFFKNIPAIYQKLVTLNEVGLSYIKLGQSATTLSGGEAQRVKLATELSRRATGRTLYILDEPTTGLHFDDIKRLLEVLGQLADKGNTVLIIEHNLDVIKSVDWIIDLGPEGGEAGGEIVVTGTPKDVAKVKKSYTGQYLSKIIK, encoded by the coding sequence ATAATAATAAACTTATTGATACCCTGAAGAGATTGCGGGATTTAGGCAATACCGTTATTGTGGTGGAACATGACGAGATGACAATGCTTGAGGCCGATCATATTGTCGATGTCGGTCCGGGCGCGGGTGAGCATGGCGGAAAAATTGTGGCCGAAGGCAGCCCGGCGCAGATAAAAAAAACAGCCGTTTCTTTGACCGGCCAGTACTTATCCGGCAAGAAATCAATCCCGGCGCCGGCCAAATATCGGGCAGGAAACGGAAATAATTTAACTATTTTTGGCGCGGCCGAACATAATTTAAAAAATATTGACGTTGCCATTCCTTTGGGAAAGTTCGTGGCGATTACCGGCGTATCCGGTTCGGGCAAGTCAACTTTGATGGACGATATTTTAGCCCGGGCTTTAAACCAGAAATTTTACCGGGCCAAAGCCGAACCGGGCAGGCATAAAAAAATTGAAGGATGGCAACATATTGATAAAGTCATAAATATTGACCAGTCGCCGATTGGCCGCACTCCGCGCTCTAACCCGGCTACTTATACCGGCGCCTTTACTCCCATTAGGGATTTGTTCGCCTCTTTGCCCGAAGCAAAGATAAGGGGATATAAGGCGGGGCGTTTTTCTTTTAACGTTGTCGGCGGCCGGTGCGAAGCTTGCGGCGGAGACGGCATGGTAAAAATTGAAATGCAGTTTTTGCCCGATGTTTATGTGGAATGCGAAGTCTGCCACGGCCAGAGATATAATAAAGAAGCTTTGGAAATTTATTATAAGGATAAAAACATTTCCGATGTTCTTAATATGACCGTGGAAGAAGCCATGAATTTTTTTAAGAATATCCCGGCGATTTATCAGAAGCTCGTGACTTTAAATGAAGTGGGGTTAAGCTATATAAAGCTCGGCCAGAGCGCCACGACTTTATCCGGCGGAGAAGCGCAAAGGGTAAAACTGGCGACCGAATTGTCCCGCCGGGCAACCGGGAGAACTTTATACATTTTAGACGAACCGACGACAGGCCTGCATTTTGACGACATAAAAAGATTGCTGGAAGTTTTAGGCCAGCTGGCCGACAAAGGCAATACGGTTTTAATTATTGAGCATAATTTAGATGTCATAAAATCTGTGGACTGGATTATTGATTTAGGGCCCGAAGGGGGAGAAGCGGGCGGAGAAATTGTGGTCACAGGCACGCCCAAAGATGTGGCAAAAGTTAAAAAAAGTTACACGGGGCAGTATTTAAGTAAAATAATAAAATAA